One genomic region from Campylobacter concisus encodes:
- a CDS encoding shikimate kinase has protein sequence MKTKNNNIVLIGFMGVGKGTTARALSKALKTMNLDCDDLLESSQNMKIKAIFEEYGEEYFRQLEKDLAKFLATNVKNAIISTGGGFAKVKNLKKIGTVIYLKASFDAIMQRLKNSKNSEKKLAKRPLLSDLKRAEALHLEREELYEKKADYIVEVEGKTPKQIVKEIRMLLKI, from the coding sequence ATGAAAACAAAGAACAATAATATCGTTTTGATAGGATTTATGGGCGTTGGCAAAGGCACGACCGCAAGGGCGCTAAGCAAAGCTTTAAAGACGATGAATCTTGACTGCGACGACCTACTAGAGAGCTCTCAAAATATGAAGATAAAAGCTATTTTTGAAGAGTATGGGGAGGAGTATTTTAGGCAGCTTGAAAAGGATCTGGCTAAATTTCTAGCAACAAATGTCAAAAATGCAATCATCTCAACTGGCGGAGGCTTTGCGAAGGTTAAAAATTTAAAGAAAATTGGCACCGTGATCTATCTAAAAGCTAGTTTTGATGCGATCATGCAAAGGCTAAAAAATAGCAAAAATAGCGAGAAAAAACTTGCCAAACGTCCACTTTTAAGTGATCTAAAAAGAGCCGAGGCACTTCATCTGGAGCGAGAGGAGCTTTATGAGAAAAAGGCTGATTACATCGTCGAAGTCGAGGGTAAAACTCCAAAGCAAATCGTAAAAGAGATAAGGATGCTTTTAAAAATTTAG
- the trpS gene encoding tryptophan--tRNA ligase: MRVLTGLQPSGKLHLGNYFASIKQMVDMQEQNEMFMFIANYHAMTSLSEAKALKQNTFEAACAFLALGIDPNKSIFWVQSDVKDVLELYWVLSQHTPMGLLERAHSYKDKVAKGLSSHHGLFSYPVLMAADILLYNAQVVPVGKDQIQHVEIARDIAIKFNNEHGEIFTLPEAKIDENVATVPGTNGEKMSKSYGNTIDIFADAKTLKKQISSIVTDGTPLEEPKQWQNCNVYNIAKLFLDESGQKELQARYERGGEGHGHFKAYLNELIWDYFKDAREKFEHYQNNPDEVSGILEIGAKKASNVAQTTIKKVRETVGIY; encoded by the coding sequence ATGAGAGTATTAACCGGCCTCCAACCCTCCGGCAAACTACACCTTGGCAACTATTTTGCCTCGATAAAGCAGATGGTTGATATGCAAGAGCAAAATGAGATGTTTATGTTTATAGCGAACTACCACGCGATGACGAGCCTTAGTGAGGCCAAAGCCCTAAAACAAAACACTTTTGAGGCTGCATGTGCGTTTTTGGCACTTGGGATCGATCCAAATAAAAGCATATTTTGGGTGCAAAGTGACGTTAAAGACGTTCTTGAGCTTTACTGGGTGCTAAGCCAGCATACGCCTATGGGCCTACTTGAGCGCGCGCATAGTTACAAAGATAAAGTCGCAAAAGGTCTTAGTTCGCACCACGGACTCTTTAGCTATCCAGTTTTGATGGCAGCTGACATTTTGCTTTATAATGCACAGGTCGTACCCGTGGGCAAAGACCAGATCCAGCATGTAGAAATCGCACGTGATATCGCGATAAAATTTAACAACGAGCATGGAGAAATTTTTACATTGCCTGAGGCGAAGATCGATGAAAATGTCGCCACCGTGCCTGGCACAAATGGCGAAAAGATGAGTAAAAGCTACGGCAATACAATCGACATCTTTGCTGATGCTAAAACGCTTAAAAAGCAAATTTCTAGCATCGTGACAGATGGCACGCCGCTTGAAGAGCCAAAGCAGTGGCAAAACTGCAACGTCTATAATATCGCCAAACTTTTCTTAGACGAGAGTGGGCAAAAAGAGCTTCAAGCTAGATATGAGCGTGGTGGCGAGGGACATGGGCACTTTAAAGCTTATCTAAATGAGCTTATTTGGGACTATTTTAAAGATGCGAGAGAGAAATTTGAGCATTATCAAAATAATCCTGACGAAGTGTCTGGAATTTTAGAAATAGGAGCCAAAAAGGCAAGTAATGTTGCTCAAACAACAATAAAAAAAGTTCGTGAAACAGTCGGAATTTATTAA